The Bos taurus isolate L1 Dominette 01449 registration number 42190680 breed Hereford chromosome 18, ARS-UCD2.0, whole genome shotgun sequence genome has a window encoding:
- the LOC785756 gene encoding androgen binding protein beta-like precursor produces the protein MMKGALLVLTLLVTRELTFKTTDACPVFYGGVAALLLGSKTVLNSTLDLVDSTDEEKAAFGKVQDCFNEAGFDAKLKVVEIMGSIVFDKDCTGYQVSTVLSSVFGIVLSAVSLVK, from the exons ATGATGAAGGGAGCACTGCTTGTGCTGACCCTGCTGGTGACCAGAGAGCTGACCTTCAAGACGACTGACG CCTGCCCTGTGTTTTATGGCGGGGTTGCTGCGCTGTTACTTGGAAGCAAAACAGTGTTGAATTCAACGCTCGATTTGGTTGATTCTACTGATGAGGAAAAGGCTGCCTTTGGAAAAGTCCAGGATTGCTTCAATGAGGCGGGATTTGATGCCAAGCTGAAAGTTGTAGAAATCATG GGTTCCATCGTCTTTGACAAGGATTGCACCGGCTATCAAGTGTCCACGGTTCTGAGCAGTGTTTTTGGAATAGTTCTCAGTGCAGTCTCTTTGGTGAAATAG